From Vibrio splendidus, a single genomic window includes:
- a CDS encoding adenylosuccinate synthase: MPSIVVVGANWGDEGKGRIVDFLADQASASIRFQGGNNAGHTVVNDFGTFKLHQLPSGIFNPDCTAVLGPGMVISPAALTQEIAEVQEAGIKVKMAISDRATLCLPLHALEDTLEEERLGDGAYGSTRQGIAPAYGDRVMKKGILVGWLNQPEILEQRIQFLLDWKMPQLKALYPQCDFTQTASEMTEWLLEVTKAWRPFICNVTEPLKALQSQDANLLFEAQLGAGRDLVYGEYPWTTSSNVTAAYAGIGSGLPALRPERVIAVAKSFSSSVGTGTLVTAMEEQDSFRESSNEYGATTGRPRDMGYFDAVATRNGVDLQAATEIALTKIDCLSGLSELKICTAYSGEHTENPIWPQTAELKPVYEDMAGWDEDITGCRTFESLPQAAQDYVTRIEELMGVPIVMVSVGPEREQMIIRA; the protein is encoded by the coding sequence ATGCCATCTATCGTTGTTGTGGGCGCAAACTGGGGTGATGAAGGCAAAGGCCGCATCGTCGATTTTTTAGCAGACCAAGCTTCTGCTAGCATTCGTTTTCAAGGCGGAAACAATGCAGGTCATACTGTGGTAAATGACTTCGGTACATTCAAACTGCACCAACTACCTAGTGGTATTTTTAATCCTGATTGTACGGCGGTTCTTGGCCCTGGCATGGTGATCAGCCCTGCTGCGCTAACTCAAGAGATTGCAGAAGTTCAAGAGGCTGGTATCAAAGTTAAGATGGCGATTTCAGACCGTGCGACACTGTGCCTCCCTTTACATGCCCTTGAAGATACGCTTGAAGAAGAGCGCTTGGGTGACGGCGCTTACGGCTCAACACGTCAAGGTATTGCACCAGCATACGGCGATCGTGTAATGAAGAAAGGAATTCTTGTGGGTTGGCTTAATCAACCCGAGATTTTAGAGCAACGCATTCAATTCCTGCTTGATTGGAAGATGCCTCAACTTAAAGCGCTATACCCTCAATGTGATTTCACTCAGACAGCTTCTGAAATGACAGAATGGCTACTTGAAGTGACTAAAGCTTGGCGCCCGTTCATTTGCAACGTGACTGAGCCGCTAAAAGCACTACAATCGCAAGACGCGAACCTACTGTTTGAAGCTCAGCTAGGTGCAGGCCGTGACCTTGTCTACGGTGAATACCCTTGGACAACGTCTTCGAATGTAACCGCAGCTTACGCAGGCATTGGTAGCGGTTTACCTGCCCTTCGCCCTGAGCGTGTTATTGCTGTTGCTAAATCGTTCAGTTCGTCTGTTGGTACTGGCACGCTAGTTACAGCAATGGAAGAGCAAGACAGCTTCCGCGAAAGCTCTAACGAATACGGTGCAACTACGGGTCGCCCACGTGATATGGGTTACTTTGATGCAGTAGCTACTCGCAACGGTGTTGACCTGCAAGCCGCGACTGAAATCGCACTAACTAAGATTGATTGCCTATCTGGTCTATCTGAACTTAAGATCTGTACGGCTTACTCAGGTGAACATACTGAGAACCCAATCTGGCCACAAACGGCTGAGCTAAAACCTGTGTATGAAGATATGGCTGGCTGGGATGAAGACATCACTGGCTGCCGCACGTTTGAAAGCCTTCCTCAAGCGGCACAAGATTACGTAACTCGCATCGAAGAGTTGATGGGCGTGCCAATCGTGATGGTATCGGTAGGTCCTGAGCGCGAGCAAATGATCATTCGAGCTTAG
- a CDS encoding type II secretion system F family protein, protein MLWLSLILFAFVLLLIRDSKVKKVNQFFNIEEVEAENFNAINVKSLVRKQNWQKFKESISPTLMVLGPRSSLYIALYITGSIIASWYIVVELLSITNTWLVLGSSMVFTLCGYRFLVTRRRREFENTFPDALNILMSAVTAGDSLMQAISYVGDVMHNPIGREFKLMGDRLKLGESPEVVLKRSCKNYPYPEFLFFTVTIRANIARGGQLKGVLARLIRVLVDSRTLEKKKMAMTSEARISAKIVAAIPLIFMLILNYVNPDNVEFVLYDPEGRLVLFYVLGSELFGLFLVWLLVRGVRA, encoded by the coding sequence ATGCTTTGGCTTTCGTTAATCCTCTTTGCGTTTGTGCTGCTTTTGATCCGAGATTCAAAGGTAAAAAAGGTCAATCAGTTTTTCAATATTGAAGAAGTAGAAGCGGAAAACTTCAATGCCATTAACGTCAAGTCTTTGGTTCGTAAGCAAAACTGGCAAAAGTTCAAAGAGTCCATATCACCCACGTTAATGGTGTTAGGCCCGCGTTCTTCTCTTTACATTGCGCTCTATATTACGGGCAGCATAATCGCATCTTGGTACATCGTTGTTGAATTGCTATCAATCACCAATACGTGGTTAGTGCTGGGCTCATCTATGGTATTTACCCTATGTGGTTATCGATTCCTGGTTACAAGAAGACGTCGAGAATTTGAGAATACGTTCCCTGATGCGTTGAATATTTTAATGAGTGCGGTAACTGCTGGTGACAGCTTAATGCAAGCTATTAGCTATGTAGGCGATGTAATGCACAACCCGATTGGTCGCGAATTTAAGCTAATGGGCGACCGACTGAAGTTGGGTGAGTCACCTGAAGTGGTGCTTAAACGTTCGTGCAAAAACTATCCTTATCCGGAGTTTCTGTTTTTTACCGTGACGATCAGGGCGAATATCGCGCGAGGCGGCCAACTCAAAGGCGTGTTGGCGCGGCTGATTAGGGTTTTGGTTGACTCTCGAACGCTAGAGAAAAAGAAAATGGCGATGACTTCAGAAGCTCGAATTTCCGCCAAAATAGTTGCGGCTATTCCTCTGATTTTTATGCTAATTCTCAACTACGTTAATCCCGATAATGTGGAGTTTGTTCTCTACGATCCAGAAGGAAGGCTGGTACTGTTTTATGTGCTGGGTAGTGAACTGTTCGGTCTATTTCTTGTTTGGTTGTTAGTGAGAGGAGTACGCGCATGA
- a CDS encoding GGDEF domain-containing protein, with amino-acid sequence MLFDKISSEGMQRNIDVDTWISILDNIRDIMDASNAGIIMISDLSCSGSESVWSSSNISCNQHKSKISLFCEYVHNENRTVYLSGHAGGDSVSAIGADAYKSFCGVPVRDIDGEVFAVLLVFDLSPTAYTESQVSLIENISTLLRSEILLKEESRILYKNSHFDIMTTLLNRRGFFHEFNKANISDGEIVCLYFDLDNLKYINDTYGHFKGDDYISGFASCIKNNAKYNIISARVGGDEFIVVIHSEEAGYVSELINKIHTEFHDFIESFRCDDEVPLGFSYGCGIADSRSLNIINLIKSSDDNMYLNKKNKI; translated from the coding sequence ATGCTTTTTGATAAAATCTCTTCTGAAGGGATGCAAAGAAATATCGATGTCGATACTTGGATATCTATATTGGATAATATACGAGACATAATGGACGCATCGAATGCGGGCATCATCATGATCTCTGATTTGAGTTGCTCTGGTTCTGAGAGTGTGTGGAGCTCCTCAAACATATCGTGTAACCAACATAAGAGCAAAATTAGCCTCTTTTGTGAGTATGTACATAACGAAAATCGCACGGTCTATTTGAGTGGTCATGCTGGTGGTGATTCCGTTTCTGCGATTGGGGCGGATGCCTATAAGTCGTTTTGCGGCGTCCCGGTAAGAGATATCGATGGCGAAGTGTTTGCGGTGCTCTTGGTTTTTGATTTAAGCCCAACAGCGTATACCGAGAGCCAAGTTAGCTTGATTGAAAACATATCGACTCTATTGCGTTCTGAAATTCTATTAAAAGAAGAGAGCCGGATTTTATACAAAAACAGTCACTTTGATATCATGACAACGCTGCTTAATCGAAGGGGCTTCTTCCATGAATTCAACAAAGCAAACATCAGCGATGGAGAGATCGTTTGTTTGTATTTCGACTTGGATAATTTGAAGTACATCAATGATACTTATGGCCACTTCAAAGGTGATGACTATATCTCTGGCTTTGCGTCATGCATAAAAAACAATGCAAAGTACAACATCATATCGGCTAGGGTCGGTGGTGATGAGTTCATCGTCGTCATACATTCAGAAGAGGCTGGTTATGTTTCTGAGTTGATCAATAAAATCCACACTGAATTTCATGACTTCATTGAAAGCTTTCGTTGTGATGATGAGGTGCCACTCGGTTTTTCATATGGTTGTGGTATCGCTGACTCTCGCAGTCTCAACATCATAAATCTAATCAAGTCTTCCGATGACAACATGTATCTCAACAAGAAGAACAAGATTTAG
- a CDS encoding TadE/TadG family type IV pilus assembly protein, producing MKLLNKQKGVTAIEFVLGALVLFFATFAIFESSYQIYVVNMTEYSLRETIRNTKIYEGKGINEQYETKFKSLIEDDDNLWSFLIDSSRFSIAGQYFKTYDDFIANRGHSDQGLNFNYNLAEITVTYRYTPVIKLAGAADRDISSTMVLNLEHEGWKDDAP from the coding sequence ATGAAGCTTCTTAATAAACAGAAGGGCGTCACGGCGATTGAGTTTGTGTTGGGTGCACTTGTTCTGTTTTTCGCCACCTTTGCGATCTTCGAATCAAGTTACCAAATCTACGTTGTGAACATGACCGAGTATTCGCTGAGAGAAACCATCAGGAATACCAAAATATATGAAGGTAAAGGGATCAACGAGCAGTACGAAACTAAGTTCAAATCGTTAATCGAAGATGATGACAATCTATGGAGTTTCTTAATCGATAGCTCAAGGTTCTCTATCGCAGGTCAGTACTTCAAAACCTATGATGATTTTATCGCGAACAGGGGGCACTCTGATCAAGGGTTGAACTTTAATTACAACTTAGCCGAGATCACCGTGACCTACCGCTACACCCCAGTCATTAAACTGGCTGGTGCTGCGGATAGGGATATTTCAAGCACTATGGTTTTGAACTTAGAACACGAGGGGTGGAAAGATGACGCTCCGTAA
- a CDS encoding TadE/TadG family type IV pilus assembly protein: protein MQHDRHINRQHLSLQRQQGVAAVWMGLLLVPIMGMTFWAVEGTRYVQETSRLRDSAEAAAIAVTIEDLPDQARGLATKYVENYVRDIKSTNLSAVRLRQAEDEGAGVLEYIQYTVNAKTTHDSWFASSFIPSFDQQQDLAGRSLARKYPVYLGDNNIDIVFVSDFSGSMNDRWGSSRHIKIDDLKTAIDEMSSKILCTSIKQDYVDGEWKYVCDEPGEDTTGDKLLNRVGFVPFNVRTREIVSGNQARATSQLSYKDNYKTNVSPYSYNDVNWDFWRTYSQNQVINCANWQSYCPNPKADNRLYAKRIQDVIYQDNYLVADVYNYVDFPSSVSTMFTDKSGLQPDFYSVSGTNLFNAHGSSNSSQFSNIRLSNKLSDLDPINSMWADGGTAAFQGILRGSQVLHDGDPNSSDQEEQQIYNKKIKMLLILSDGQESPNNGILKRLVDRGMCDKAREEIPGLYIGVIGIDFRASQQSGFQDCVVDPNEDIIDVSNLDELIEKIEELIRKGSKTSGITKLY, encoded by the coding sequence ATGCAGCACGATCGCCATATCAATCGCCAGCATCTCAGTCTCCAAAGACAGCAAGGGGTTGCCGCGGTTTGGATGGGCTTATTGCTTGTTCCAATCATGGGCATGACTTTTTGGGCGGTTGAGGGCACACGTTATGTACAAGAGACCAGCCGACTCAGAGATTCAGCAGAGGCTGCGGCGATAGCGGTAACCATTGAAGACCTACCAGATCAGGCTCGTGGGCTCGCGACCAAGTATGTCGAAAACTACGTGCGGGACATCAAATCAACCAACCTCTCAGCAGTCCGACTCCGTCAAGCGGAAGATGAGGGGGCTGGGGTTCTGGAATATATCCAATACACCGTGAATGCCAAGACGACGCACGACTCTTGGTTTGCGAGTAGCTTTATCCCTTCGTTTGATCAGCAGCAAGACTTAGCGGGACGTTCGTTAGCGAGAAAGTACCCGGTTTACCTTGGTGATAACAACATCGATATTGTGTTTGTGTCGGACTTTTCCGGTTCAATGAACGACAGGTGGGGTTCAAGTCGACACATAAAAATCGACGATCTAAAGACAGCCATCGATGAAATGTCCAGCAAAATCCTTTGCACATCGATTAAACAGGACTATGTCGATGGAGAGTGGAAATACGTTTGTGATGAGCCCGGAGAAGATACAACCGGAGACAAGCTGCTTAATCGAGTTGGCTTTGTGCCTTTTAACGTTCGAACTAGGGAGATCGTCTCAGGAAATCAAGCTCGGGCGACTAGCCAGTTGAGCTACAAAGATAACTATAAAACGAACGTATCACCTTATTCCTACAACGATGTTAACTGGGACTTCTGGCGTACGTATTCGCAAAACCAAGTGATCAACTGTGCCAATTGGCAATCATATTGTCCCAATCCGAAAGCGGACAATCGACTGTATGCGAAACGCATTCAGGATGTGATTTATCAAGATAATTACTTGGTTGCCGATGTCTACAACTACGTTGATTTTCCGAGTTCGGTATCGACGATGTTTACGGATAAGTCGGGGTTACAGCCTGATTTTTATAGTGTGAGTGGAACAAATTTATTTAACGCGCATGGTTCTTCCAATTCATCGCAGTTTTCTAATATTCGCCTATCGAACAAGCTCTCAGATTTGGACCCGATTAACTCTATGTGGGCAGACGGTGGCACTGCGGCTTTTCAAGGTATTTTGAGAGGTTCTCAGGTTCTTCATGACGGTGACCCGAACAGTTCCGATCAAGAAGAGCAGCAAATCTACAACAAGAAAATCAAGATGCTGCTGATCTTAAGCGATGGGCAGGAGAGTCCGAATAACGGCATCCTCAAAAGGTTAGTCGATAGAGGCATGTGTGACAAAGCAAGAGAGGAAATACCGGGCTTATACATAGGTGTTATTGGTATCGATTTTCGAGCTTCTCAACAAAGTGGTTTTCAAGACTGCGTTGTCGACCCAAATGAAGACATCATCGACGTATCTAACTTAGATGAATTGATTGAAAAGATAGAAGAACTCATCCGTAAAGGCTCAAAAACAAGCGGAATCACTAAGTTGTATTAG
- a CDS encoding LysR family transcriptional regulator, which yields MMLDINLLKTFVTLAEYKHFGKAANALHMTQPNVSLHLKQLEQTTRIKLIERSPFQLTQAGERLLETSQRTLLELQICQADLNAINDLKIGTLTIAVSDIISRFLLIRPFQKFKAQYPGIDLTLLNTTSSQASSLVKNAQADLGFVIAKEQHNESLYFTKLQELSWCALGDGFDSQGSDSKIKHQVKGTEDDSELTLILLGHDTRTRDFIDEGLPSLNLPNHRIMEVGSVDAQIDWAEAGFGVAIVPEFAVSTKQHLHSKVTPLMNFSSTSLGYIVRQNQVLSKATKQLLGWVNDEITLLQNQ from the coding sequence ATGATGCTTGATATCAATTTGTTGAAGACGTTTGTGACGCTCGCGGAGTACAAACATTTCGGGAAAGCCGCCAATGCGCTTCATATGACACAGCCCAACGTAAGTTTACACTTAAAGCAATTAGAGCAAACCACGCGCATTAAGTTGATAGAGAGAAGTCCATTTCAACTGACTCAAGCAGGCGAAAGGCTATTAGAGACAAGCCAAAGAACGTTACTCGAACTTCAGATTTGTCAGGCTGATCTCAATGCGATTAACGACCTCAAAATTGGCACTTTGACTATTGCTGTCAGCGACATCATTTCTCGATTCTTGTTGATTCGCCCTTTCCAGAAGTTCAAAGCGCAATATCCGGGTATCGATCTCACGTTGCTGAATACCACATCATCTCAAGCATCGAGTTTGGTCAAGAATGCTCAGGCGGATCTTGGCTTTGTTATTGCGAAAGAACAGCACAACGAGTCATTGTATTTCACTAAGCTGCAGGAGCTTTCTTGGTGCGCGCTAGGCGATGGGTTTGATTCTCAAGGGTCAGATAGTAAGATAAAACATCAGGTTAAAGGAACAGAAGATGATTCTGAGCTCACCTTAATTCTACTTGGCCACGATACAAGAACCCGTGACTTCATTGATGAAGGTTTACCAAGCTTGAATCTACCTAACCACAGAATCATGGAAGTAGGGAGCGTTGACGCTCAAATCGACTGGGCGGAAGCGGGATTTGGTGTGGCGATTGTTCCTGAATTTGCGGTATCCACCAAGCAGCATCTGCATTCGAAAGTGACACCGTTGATGAACTTTTCTAGCACCAGTCTTGGTTATATTGTTCGGCAGAACCAAGTGTTGTCGAAAGCCACCAAGCAGTTGTTAGGTTGGGTGAATGATGAGATTACTCTGTTGCAAAACCAATAA
- a CDS encoding OmpA family protein: MKKLMISSIVLSTLQLSFIAHAEEGISVYCDTAFSEYQHSVRVDSVVGIAQHRQGFLQIEQPSDSSELKQALAGQSNLGMNQSGCKTWISNQERQGLLARLHFGFDQHNLTPMGSKALSQLAGELNTNGSAITVDGHTDSTGAEGYNQALGLQRALTTSDGLIADGVEKNRLVIRSFGESKPIASNATSEGRAKNRRSEIWASANDASELEN; this comes from the coding sequence ATGAAAAAGTTAATGATCAGTTCAATCGTCCTATCGACATTGCAACTTAGTTTTATCGCTCATGCGGAAGAAGGTATCAGTGTTTATTGCGACACCGCATTCAGTGAATATCAACATAGTGTAAGAGTCGATAGTGTCGTCGGCATTGCACAACACAGACAGGGCTTTCTACAAATAGAGCAGCCGTCTGACAGCAGTGAGCTAAAACAAGCGTTAGCAGGTCAATCCAATCTAGGTATGAACCAGTCAGGATGTAAGACTTGGATCAGTAACCAAGAACGTCAAGGGTTATTAGCACGCCTTCATTTTGGATTTGACCAACACAACTTAACGCCGATGGGCAGCAAAGCACTGAGCCAACTTGCAGGCGAGTTAAATACTAACGGCAGCGCAATTACGGTGGATGGACACACTGACAGCACCGGCGCAGAAGGTTATAACCAAGCATTGGGGCTTCAAAGAGCACTGACGACATCGGATGGTTTAATCGCGGATGGTGTAGAAAAGAATCGCCTTGTTATACGCTCATTTGGTGAAAGTAAACCTATTGCGTCCAACGCAACGTCAGAGGGTAGAGCCAAGAATCGACGCTCAGAAATTTGGGCCTCTGCGAATGATGCTTCTGAACTAGAAAACTAG
- a CDS encoding tetratricopeptide repeat protein, with protein sequence MSVLAGCQSAPSPQDLQLADVTSMEKVKNYDGLISYYKAELEQGSEDPEVKEKLAWAYFNKGDIESADFYVQHLQKEGVENPNLYQLEGQVFDAKNDVESAIAAYLASIETGNTTGQIHVLLGVSYTKVGRFNEAYQELNRARLRGYDDVVVKNNIAMIQMASGEYQQAIETLAPVLKEDPANKIVKANLAIALMKTQQIDSAKKLLKGDFSAEEIQSIAAELTQLGVNDEAS encoded by the coding sequence ATGAGTGTGTTAGCGGGCTGTCAATCGGCCCCCTCACCACAAGACCTACAGCTTGCTGACGTGACTAGCATGGAAAAAGTGAAGAACTATGACGGCTTGATTAGTTATTACAAAGCTGAGTTAGAGCAAGGCTCCGAAGACCCAGAGGTAAAAGAGAAACTGGCGTGGGCATATTTCAACAAAGGGGATATCGAATCGGCAGACTTCTATGTTCAACACTTGCAAAAAGAGGGTGTTGAAAACCCCAATTTGTACCAGTTAGAAGGACAAGTGTTTGATGCTAAAAATGACGTTGAAAGTGCCATTGCCGCTTATCTCGCTTCTATAGAGACGGGAAATACAACGGGTCAAATTCACGTCTTGCTGGGTGTGTCGTACACCAAGGTTGGAAGATTCAATGAAGCGTACCAAGAGCTCAATCGAGCACGTTTACGCGGTTACGACGATGTCGTTGTTAAGAACAACATTGCGATGATTCAAATGGCCAGTGGCGAGTACCAACAAGCGATAGAAACGTTAGCTCCGGTTTTAAAAGAAGACCCGGCGAATAAGATCGTTAAAGCGAACCTAGCTATCGCACTAATGAAAACCCAGCAAATCGACTCAGCCAAAAAGTTACTCAAAGGTGACTTCTCAGCAGAAGAGATCCAGAGCATCGCCGCTGAATTAACTCAACTAGGAGTTAATGATGAAGCTTCTTAA
- a CDS encoding type II secretion system F family protein: MMLLASLIVLFFSLLFLIIDSIRKEQRHKKVALYIGDNSARTPSRVNRFFVRFGKEHRQELEQKMIEAGYYNTDWAKFYFPAKLLVLALVSGLVLLGDMTSTNKLIVVIFSLIGVIVVPDTMLQMRRKMLISRTSAQLPYLLDMMSVCVQTGMTIEAALVYLGKELAEFDSDLCYQIERTSDSAKIHGLEKALNDLSERIPTPPVRSFVLTIIQNLQYGTSVAQVLSDLAEDMRKVQILTVEEKVGKLSAKMSVPLILFIMFPIVILILAPSIMQMTLNI; the protein is encoded by the coding sequence ATGATGTTATTGGCTTCCCTTATTGTGTTGTTTTTTTCGCTACTGTTTCTGATTATCGATTCTATTCGCAAAGAGCAACGACATAAGAAGGTTGCGCTCTATATCGGGGATAATTCAGCTCGTACGCCTTCACGCGTAAATCGCTTTTTTGTTCGTTTTGGTAAAGAACATCGACAAGAACTCGAACAAAAAATGATTGAGGCGGGTTATTACAACACGGATTGGGCCAAATTCTATTTTCCGGCCAAGTTGTTGGTATTAGCGTTGGTTTCAGGCTTGGTGCTGTTAGGGGATATGACATCCACCAACAAACTGATCGTGGTTATTTTCTCGTTGATCGGCGTCATTGTCGTCCCAGATACAATGCTTCAAATGCGCCGCAAGATGTTGATCAGTCGAACCTCAGCTCAACTGCCGTATTTGCTCGATATGATGTCGGTATGTGTTCAAACCGGTATGACGATTGAAGCGGCGCTGGTTTATTTGGGCAAGGAGCTGGCTGAATTTGACTCAGACCTTTGTTACCAGATTGAGCGCACATCTGATTCTGCAAAAATACACGGACTAGAGAAAGCGCTCAATGATCTGAGTGAACGTATCCCGACGCCTCCAGTACGAAGCTTTGTACTGACCATCATTCAAAACCTGCAATACGGCACATCCGTGGCTCAGGTGTTAAGTGATCTCGCAGAGGACATGCGAAAAGTCCAAATTCTTACGGTCGAGGAAAAGGTAGGTAAGCTCTCTGCGAAGATGAGTGTCCCATTGATCCTCTTCATCATGTTCCCGATCGTTATCTTGATTCTCGCGCCGAGCATCATGCAAATGACATTGAATATATAG
- a CDS encoding CpaF family protein, producing MSSNKDLYLAFRGQIFEALDAEAVQKMSRRDLESQIQAAVDLLANSYQRPITSMMKSGLVKSLIDELFGLGPLQPLVEDQSISDIMVNGPNNIFFERHGKVKKSEVSFVNEEQLLAIAKRIASRVGRRVDELSPTVDARLEDGSRVNIVIPPISLDGTSISIRKFREQNIGFEDLIGFGSMSPDMARVLMIASRCRINVLISGGTGSGKTTLLNALSQYIAEDERIVTIEDAAELRLQQPNLVRLETRTSSVEQTGAVTQRELVINALRMRPDRIILGECRGSEAFEMLQAMNTGHDGSMSTLHANTPRDAIARVESMVMMANLNQPLDAIRRTIVSAVQMIVQVNRLRDGSRKITSISEIVGLEGDSVVMEEIYRFRYDDAHYGETVKGEFVTDGIMQRSELVKKAQFFGLYEELKASFKGA from the coding sequence GTTTCGTGGCCAGATATTTGAAGCCCTAGATGCAGAAGCGGTTCAGAAAATGAGCCGCAGAGATCTTGAATCCCAAATACAAGCGGCGGTTGATTTGCTAGCAAATAGCTACCAAAGACCAATCACCTCGATGATGAAGTCAGGCTTGGTGAAAAGCCTGATTGATGAACTGTTTGGCTTGGGTCCTTTACAGCCCTTGGTCGAAGATCAGTCCATTTCTGACATCATGGTGAACGGACCCAACAACATCTTTTTCGAACGACACGGTAAGGTGAAAAAGTCCGAAGTCTCGTTTGTGAATGAGGAACAGTTGTTAGCCATTGCTAAGCGTATTGCCTCACGTGTCGGAAGACGTGTCGATGAACTTTCGCCGACGGTCGACGCCAGGTTAGAAGACGGCAGCCGTGTGAACATCGTGATTCCTCCCATTTCGTTGGATGGTACTTCGATCTCTATTCGTAAGTTCAGAGAGCAGAACATCGGCTTTGAAGATTTGATTGGCTTCGGTTCTATGTCTCCAGACATGGCGCGAGTGTTGATGATCGCTTCTCGCTGTCGAATCAATGTGTTGATTTCTGGCGGTACCGGCTCAGGTAAAACCACGCTGCTCAACGCATTATCTCAATACATTGCCGAAGATGAACGTATTGTCACCATTGAAGATGCGGCTGAACTGCGCCTGCAACAACCCAATTTAGTTCGACTCGAAACACGTACCTCGAGTGTTGAACAAACTGGAGCGGTGACTCAGCGTGAGTTAGTGATCAATGCACTTCGTATGCGTCCAGACCGCATTATTCTTGGTGAGTGTCGTGGCTCTGAAGCGTTCGAAATGTTGCAAGCCATGAACACCGGACACGACGGTTCGATGTCTACATTGCACGCCAACACGCCGCGTGATGCGATTGCTCGTGTTGAATCGATGGTGATGATGGCGAACCTAAATCAGCCTCTTGACGCGATTAGAAGAACGATCGTGAGTGCCGTTCAAATGATTGTTCAGGTTAACAGGTTGCGCGATGGGTCTCGTAAGATCACAAGCATCTCGGAAATCGTCGGCCTAGAAGGCGATAGCGTAGTAATGGAAGAGATCTACCGTTTTCGTTATGACGACGCGCATTATGGAGAAACCGTAAAAGGCGAATTCGTCACCGACGGCATTATGCAGCGATCTGAGCTTGTGAAAAAAGCGCAATTCTTCGGGCTCTACGAAGAGCTGAAAGCATCGTTTAAGGGGGCCTAG
- the tadF gene encoding tight adherence pilus pseudopilin TadF, whose translation MTLRKQRVLSKRRQQGSYTIELVFILVALWGVYLFGADLSYQLLARAKLDRSSFALVNVIKERTRYFEADVLAGQNLPVTNSELEDMAKVASRMLNTPVDNVAIKIESLTNKTNVAEFSTSKYRSLNCQTDSILDHADLAPVEKGVVYPLYRISLCEEQSSWFKPFFNGGTSTTVQIGSSSIMPGR comes from the coding sequence ATGACGCTCCGTAAGCAACGTGTGCTTTCTAAAAGGCGCCAGCAAGGTTCGTACACCATTGAGTTAGTTTTCATTCTTGTGGCCTTATGGGGCGTTTATTTGTTTGGAGCAGACTTGAGCTATCAATTACTCGCGCGCGCCAAGCTTGATCGATCCAGCTTTGCCTTAGTCAATGTTATCAAAGAGCGTACTCGTTATTTTGAAGCCGATGTATTGGCAGGACAAAACCTACCTGTAACTAATTCAGAGTTAGAAGACATGGCTAAAGTGGCAAGTCGAATGCTCAATACACCAGTCGATAACGTGGCGATCAAGATAGAGTCATTGACCAATAAAACGAATGTCGCTGAATTCTCAACCAGCAAGTACAGAAGCTTAAATTGCCAAACTGATTCGATTCTCGATCATGCAGATTTAGCGCCGGTAGAAAAGGGCGTTGTGTATCCACTGTACAGAATCAGTCTGTGTGAAGAGCAAAGTTCTTGGTTCAAGCCCTTCTTCAACGGTGGCACCAGTACCACGGTTCAGATTGGCTCTTCTTCAATAATGCCTGGGAGATAA